A part of Dreissena polymorpha isolate Duluth1 chromosome 13, UMN_Dpol_1.0, whole genome shotgun sequence genomic DNA contains:
- the LOC127854983 gene encoding uncharacterized protein LOC127854983, with translation MQNTFDGQDAYISYLMHEIVKNTESPLSEADQKSTQPAGKEEVTVKTECPVPEFIQIDVNPKFQYHFEDSDRFSVQRRNVSSISTDPGGDDFSLDYSFFATGQSGAFSLDNSVTCTEESSLQNCHQFQPSLVTNTWNLKTGLFINAGNCSQEAANVRKRELKKSRKRKSENSKQCTQIVNDTELKQIVENNKKTFLSNNFYFKEFMKMPKQDKTVESGCIVEPLKTVRIEIRDEVSSAECVKIEVHPKNNDTCSNDTCSIEDMMTNKNVRSNYESSTEIGTIDIAVKGNDKEHLCSTSGSKSLTGTCSDIGIKSDLIKESPNQESCLCVHCAELLTCPTDLEQHIRDKHNLKNIETPDTATTKHREEVAYYLASVELDKKLLKQRKEAKEVENAAEGVIDESSQHHMGSLEDKQKQAEYMLKQKEEQLKAVRERKKFTGWPTNLKAGMMKSGRISRTCVSKQKQAVSKSLPRSVRGGCRGAIVNSASSANHSYVESREVFDNKECEKNADRSSGKFVDDVNVQETSLNAMKKAVICLERISTHFDDVTTEVTQMESVKIYKSGSKASKNNDRQNLNDEGFLADKKKESETEQFIEEADTNSTRQSRAKNNLLNPSKGKQKRVISPRSQKDELLMKQFGIIPSKVFLDKVSAVLKSTCSGTNADSGGDTKCAEKAVNNTQNKTRTGQVPLSVSDSGINVDFSDSGSEDKETALIDFDTMLVSGTGHTEGGVPVKKLKMDETTININVKAQTSACISKSKRSPTRVLQTMDGINMRHKNKNENNNSKQTEKFFDKNMSVSVSPKATNNSHASRPNSPKKGKIGPRSKAQESLNLPSIESLSSDEMSKLLNQCGMSISVPTFPLKKREETPEPSTSKGHGHRKRKRTARKSCVDNELVKKYNLKESIVKLECLSKSEVLMLRNPHSKFGKNTSWLQQKFDTDSESEMEWEIPSPTKSEDFVEDENNYVKQVKTSKSEDKQNVVQTFKCERDEELLKKFGISDAKVVVESQCLQGQSCFENKPTVYVNKSESDYELSKKFGIPKLVVVATKADEASVTIDMKSDDFKDFFQKSIDATKKMIAKPKTELSRNSLAENEAETNATKELNNVSKEKTQTRAIISVKKPKPKSQRKENKAEGPKLINKVCKTPALKTRESTGDHVFTSTPKVVTKSVKLKSIGDHMFTSTPKVETKSVKLMQRTKTVPIVAANSTEKLEKDLQRVRIRLPMLSKEEIDRYTKQIAFGDKPIEVMEQNKSDDINDTVEDEIVKEQENGDSYQKRTLTNQENNLSKLESENSRHTTTESQVKCVGLIEKSYDRNCYSKDFLNTDNKLDEVDGSFKEDTIIETEDTTGENLAASVEEIGTDKMELVYVKDVEASKSTQMQDRIIEDSADVKMEVTRVQDQSLEEIAEGCNDNLNDSECLVKNETMSTKTYSEKEDRLSLFNQMVIENNERDSETKESSMNDEDDILELDVSADTVLNDANVENDKGDSDIKFGTAFELNMENACM, from the exons ATGCAAAACACATTCGACGGACAGGATGCCTACATCTCGTATCTTATGCATGAAATAGTGAAAAACACCGAATCACCGCTGTCAGAGGCTGATCAGAAATCCACTCAACCTGCAG GCAAGGAAGAAGTCACAGTAAAAACAGAATGTCCTGTCCCAGAATTCATTCAAATTGATGTCAACCCAAAATTTCAATACCACTTTGAGGATAGCGATCGTTTTTCTGTTCAAAGGAGAAATGTTTCCTCTATAAGCACTGACCCAGGTGGTGATGATTTTTCTTTGGACTACAGCTTTTTTGCAACTGGACAAAGTGGCGCTTTCAGTTTAGATAATTCTGTGACATGCACTGAGGAAAGCAGTCTTCAAAACTGTCATCAATTTCAACCTTCACTGGTGACTAATACATGGAATTTAAAGACCGGTTTGTTTATTAATGCTGGAAATTGCTCACAAGAAGCTGCAAATGTAAGGAAAAGAGAACTAAAAAAATCAAGGAAAAGAAAATctgaaaacagcaaacaatgcACACAAATTGTAAATGATACTGAATTAAAGCaaattgttgaaaataataagaaaacatttttgtcaaacaatttttatttcaaagaatttatGAAAATGCCCAAACAGGACAAAACTGTGGAAAGTGGTTGTATAGTTGAGCCTTTGAAAACAGTGAGAATAGAAATCAGAGACGAAGTTTCATCAGCTGAGTGTGTCAAAATTGAGGTACATCCgaaaaataatgatacatgtagTAATGATACATGTAGTATTGAAGATATGATGACAAACAAGAATGTAAGAAGCAATTATGAAAGTTCAACTGAAATAGGTACAATAGACATTGCTGTTAAAGGGAATGATAAGGAACATTTATGTTCCACAAGTGGTTCCAAATCACTTACTGGAACTTGCTCAGACATTGGTATCAAAAGCGACCTCATAAAAGAAAGCCCTAATCAGGAGTCATGTTTATGTGTGCACTGTGCAGAATTGCTGACATGTCCGACAGATCTAGAGCAGCACATCAGAGACAAACACAATCTCAAAAACATAGAGACACCTGATACTGCAACTACAAAACACAGAGAAGAGGTTGCATACTACCTTGCTAGTGTTGAACTTGACAAAAAGCTGTTGAAACAGAGAAAGGAGGCCAAAGAAGTTGAGAATGCAGCTGAAGGTGTCATTGATGAGAGCAGCCAACATCACATGGGGTCATTAGAAGATAAGCAGAAACAGGCAGAG TACATGTTAAAGCAGAAGGAAGAACAGTTGAAGGCTGTGAGAGAGAGGAAGAAATTTACAGGCTGGCCAACAAATTTAAAGGCAGGAATGATGAAGTCTGGCAGAATCAGTAGGACCTGCGTCTCGAAACAGAAACAAGCAGTATCCAAATCTTTACCTAGATCTGTCAGAGGAGGTTGTAGAGGTGCCATTGTCAATAGTGCTTCCAGTGCAAACCACTCTTATGTTGAATCCAGAgaagtatttgataataaagaaTGTGAGAAAAATGCAGATCGTTCATCTGGCAAGTTTGTTGATGATGTTAATGTCCAAGAAACCAGTCTGAATGCCATGAAGAAGGCAGTTATTTGTTTAGAAAGAATTTCAACACATTTTGATGATGTTACAACTGAGGTAACTCAAATGGAATCAGTGAAGATATATAAATCAGGCTCAAAGGCTAGTAAAAACAATGATAGACAAAATTTAAATGATGAAGGTTTTTTGGcggataaaaaaaaagaaagtgagACAGAACAGTTTATTGAGGAGGCGGACACAAATAGTACACGTCAGTCCAGGGCGAAAAACAATTTGTTAAATCCGAGTAAAGGAAAACAAAAGCGAGTGATATCACCTCGATCTCAGAAGGATGAACTTCTTATGAAACAGTTTGGAATTATTCCAAGCAAGGTTTTCTTAGACAAAGTGAGTGCTGTACTTAAAAGCACATGTAGTGGTACAAATGCGGACTCGGGTGGAGACACAAAATGTGCAGAAAAAGCTGTaaataatacacaaaataaaactaGAACTGGTCAAGTGCCACTGTCTGTATCAGACTCTGGTATAAATGTGGACTTTAGTGACAGTGGCTCTGAAGATAAAGAAACTGCTTTGATTGATTTTGATACAATGTTGGTTTCAGGTACTGGGCATACAGAGGGTGGAGTTCCTGTTAAGAAGTTAAAAATGGATGAAACAACTATTAACATCAATGTTAAAGCTCAAACAAGTGCATGTATATCAAAGAGTAAAAGGTCTCCTACACGTGTTCTTCAAACCATGGATGGCATCAATATGcgacataaaaacaaaaatgaaaataataactcAAAGCAAACGGAAAAGTTTTTCGATAAGAATATGTCAGTATCAGTTTCACCTAAAGCTACAAACAATTCACATGCATCAAGACCGAATTCTCCAAAGAAAGGCAAAATTGGACCCAGGTCAAAAGCTCAGGAAAGTCTTAATCTTCCAAGCATCGAAAGTCTGTCTTCCGATGAAATGTCTAAACTTCTTAATCAGTGTGGTATGAGCATATCAGTTCCTacttttcctcttaaaaaaagaGAAGAAACTCCAGAACCAAGCACATCTAAAGGTCATGGTCATAGGAAACGGAAGAGAACTGCCAGAAAATCATGTGTTGATAATGAATTAGTGAAGAAATATAATTTGAAGGAATCCATTGTTAAGTTAGAATGCTTGTCGAAAAGTGAGGTTTTAATGCTTCGTAATCCTCATTCAAAGTTTGGGAAAAACACTTCTTGGCTGCAGCAGAAATTTGACACAGACTCCGAAAGTGAGATGGAATGGGAAATCCCTTCTCCAACAAAGTCAGAAGATTTTGTTGaagatgaaaacaattatgtaaaGCAGGTGAAAACATCCAAGTCTGAAGACAAACAGAATGTTGTCCAAACATTTAAATGTGAACGTGATGAAGAATTATTAAAAAAGTTTGGCATTTCTGATGCAAAAGTTGTTGTTGAAAGTCAATGTTTGCAGGGGCAGagttgttttgaaaacaaaccTACTGTCTATGTTAACAAAAGTGAAAGTGATTATGAATTGTCAAAGAAGTTTGGTATACCTAAGCTTGTTGTAGTTGCTACTAAGGCTGACGAAGCTTCTGTTACTATAGATATGAAGAGTGATGATTTTAAAGATTTCTTTCAGAAGTCGATTGATGCTACTAAAAAGATGATAGCGAAACCAAAAACAGAGTTGTCAAGAAACAGTCTAGCAGAAAATGAAGCTGAAACAAATGCTACCAAAGAACTCAATAATGTTTCAAAAGAAAAAACTCAAACACGAGCTATTATTTCAGTGAAAAAGCCAAAACCCAAATcacaaagaaaagaaaacaagGCTGAAGGTCCCAAGCTAATCAACAAGGTATGCAAAACCCCAGCACTTAAAACAAGGGAAAGCACAGGTGATCATGTGTTTACATCCACACCAAAAGTTGTAACAAAATCAGTAAAACTGAAAAGCATAGGTGATCATATGTTTACATCAACACCAAAGGTTGAAACaaaatcagtaaaactgatgCAAAGAACAAAGACAGTCCCTATTGTTGCAGCCAACTCAACAGAAAAGCTAGAAAAAGATCTTCAACGCGTTCGAATAAGGCTTCCTATGTTATCTAAAGAAGAAATTGATAGATACACAAAACAAATAGCCTTTGGTGATAAACCCATTGAGGTGATGGAGCAGAACAAATCTGATGATATTAATGATACAGTTGAAGATGAAATAGTTAAAGAGCAGGAGAATGGAGATTCTTATCAGAAAAGAACATTAACAAATCAGGAAAACAATCTCAGCAAATTAGAATCTGAAAATTCTAGACACACAACCACAGAATCTCAGGTAAAATGTGTTGGGTTGATTGAAAAATCTTATGACCGAAACTGTTACTCCAAAGATTTTCTCAACACAGATAATAAACTCGATGAAGTTGATGGTTCATTCAAAGAAGATACTATTATTGAAACTGAAGACACTACTGGTGAAAACCTTGCAGCTTCAGTTGAGGAAATAGGTACTGATAAGATGGAACTGGTATATGTCAAAGATGTTGAAGCATCAAAAAGTACTCAAATGCAAGATCGGATTATTGAAGACTCTGCTGATGTTAAAATGGAAGTTACTCGTGTTCAAGATCAATCTTTGGAAGAAATTGCTGAAGGATGTAATGATAATTTGAATGATTCAGAGTGTCTAGTGAAGAATGAAACAATGTCCACAAAAACTTATTCAGAGAAAGAAGACAGATTATCATTGTTTAATCAAAtggttattgaaaataatgaaaggGATTCTGAAACCAAAGAATCGAGTATGAATGATGAAGATGATATTTTAGAACTAGATGTCAGTGCTGATACTGTGTTAAATgatgcaaatgttgaaaatgaTAAAGGAGATTCTGATATTAAATTCGGGACAGCATTCGAGCTTAATATGGAAAATGCATGCATGTAA